Part of the Halodesulfovibrio aestuarii DSM 17919 = ATCC 29578 genome, CTGCTGTAGCACCAGCTGCGGAAGCTGAAACCAGCCAGGCCTGATCTACACCAATCTTTGCTGCAACCTGCATCTGCAACTGCCCGAAGAGCACATTTGAAGATGTATCGGAGCCTGTGACAAAGGTACCAAGCGCACCCACCATTGGAGAGATGAATGGGTAGAAGGAGCCGGTAAGCTCGGCAATGACCATTGCAATGGTGTTAATCATACCACTGTAGGACATTACCTTCGCAAGCGCGACAATGGCCACTACTGTGATAGCAGACTTGGTGAGCTGCTTTGCAGTATTGGCCAGAATTTTTGTGATTTCTGCAATTGAGACGCCCTGAATCAAACCACCCACGTATGTGGCGAGAATGATGAGAACCCCCGGAGTGGCAACCCACTTAATAGTGAACGGTTTATCACCGTAAATAGTGATAACAGACTTAAGGGAGCCAGCCGCGTCTTTAATTGCTGGAAATAAGTTACTGCAAAGAACAATGAACGTGAGGATTAACATGTAAGGAACCCACGCCAAAAACTTGCTCTTTGCAGTAAGAGCTTCTTCCGCTTCGGCTGCGGTGCTGCGATGTGCCATACGGGTGTATGCTATGGTTGCCGCCATACTACAGATACTACCGACAAGACACGGAAGTTCTGCACCCATAAATTTGGCAACATACAGCTGCGGAAGGGCGAAGCTAAAACCGGAAACAAGACAAGCGCCAATAACGCCTTTCAAACCTTTGAAGCCATCAACAAGGCCGACGACCAGAAAGGTAATAAGAACAATGAATACAGAGAGCTGGAGTGCTGTGAGATAGCTTACAATCTCAACAGGGATACCGGTTACGCTCGCCATTGTAGTAATTGGAATACCAATTGCGCCGAAAGCTGTCGGCACGGTATTGGCTACCAGACAAATCACAGCTGCATGCATAGGTGCAAACCCCATTGCAGCAAGGATACTTGCAGGAATTGCTACCGCGGTACCGTAGCCTGCTACACCTTCAAGAAAACCGCCAAAGCCCCATGCTACAATAAGC contains:
- a CDS encoding L-lactate permease gives rise to the protein MEYLSFLLALLPIAWLIFSLVVLKLPAHKTCTATLVATLAIAVFGEWHMPAFKAVSAAAEGGALALWPIMIVIIAAVFTYNLSTQTGSMSVITKMLSSITTDRRLLVLIVAWGFGGFLEGVAGYGTAVAIPASILAAMGFAPMHAAVICLVANTVPTAFGAIGIPITTMASVTGIPVEIVSYLTALQLSVFIVLITFLVVGLVDGFKGLKGVIGACLVSGFSFALPQLYVAKFMGAELPCLVGSICSMAATIAYTRMAHRSTAAEAEEALTAKSKFLAWVPYMLILTFIVLCSNLFPAIKDAAGSLKSVITIYGDKPFTIKWVATPGVLIILATYVGGLIQGVSIAEITKILANTAKQLTKSAITVVAIVALAKVMSYSGMINTIAMVIAELTGSFYPFISPMVGALGTFVTGSDTSSNVLFGQLQMQVAAKIGVDQAWLVSASAAGATAGKMISPQSIAIATAATGITGSEGRIMNKTIVVCCGYVLVLGTLVYGLIPYLHAIY